One Oncorhynchus nerka isolate Pitt River linkage group LG5, Oner_Uvic_2.0, whole genome shotgun sequence genomic window carries:
- the nudt22 gene encoding uridine diphosphate glucose pyrophosphatase NUDT22 isoform X2 gives MDPEVSVLLHCTAWGGLLEPQVQVELSARFNRQTEPALESHIEEVWTERVTMEPWLFNGAKFRLHSFSLASPQPSCPPTPQPPCMNGEGDRDGRQCSIQEEEGQHETKGNADSERAVLRHQRDQIDRVIGERQHNDKDLSSYKQREGNLRDTQTSTPGCRDQHPAVGSSAAEAQPFPQSDVGGKGEGATPILTLRLGLTCYRDFLGTNWSQRARKLRQRAEVEYGDPLALLAQPLGVGGVLCTADRQVVLIRRSQQVAEARGLLDIPGGHPEPKAVFEGLDEEDRIRVEMLQWREEAVVRELFSSVCAEIRDEVNVPLCSLGEPVLMGIALNHTSAGRPSAEFYIRSSRALLAGGH, from the exons ATGGATCCTGAGGTCTCTGTGCTGTTGCACTGCACCGCCTGGGGAGGACTCCTGGAACCACAAGTGCAGGTGGAGCTTTCTGCCAG GTTTAACCGTCAGACAGAGCCAGCACTGGAGAGTCACATAGAGGAGGTGTGGACAGAGAGGGTGACCATGGAGCCATGGCTTTTCAATGGGGCCAAATTCAGGCTGCACTCTTTCAGTCTGGCCTCACCCCAGCCCTCCTGTCCACCTACACCCCAGCCTCCCTGCATgaatggagaaggagacagagatggaAGGCAATGTAGCATTCAGGAGGAAGAGGGCCAACACGAGACAAAGGGGAACGCGGACTCTGAAAGAGCAGTGCTCAGACACCAAAGAGATCAAATAGACAGAGTCATAGGCGAACGACAGCATAATGACAAGGATTTGAGTAGCTATAAGCAGAGGGAAGGGAACCTCAGAGACACGCAAACCTCCACCCCAGGGTGCAGAGACCAACATCCTGCTGTGGGAAGCAGTGCAGCAGAAGCTCAACCCTTCCCACAGAGCGATGTGGGTGGGAAGGGTGAGGGTGCCACTCCCATCCTGACCCTGAGGTTGGGCCTGACCTGCTATAGGGACTTCCTGGGCACCAACTGGTCTCAGAGAGCAAGGAAGCTACGCCAGCGTGCGGAGGTGGAGTATGGGGATCCTCTGGCGCTATTGGCCCAGCCGCTGGGGGTGGGTGGGGTCTTGTGTACAGCTGACAGACAGGTGGTGCTGATCAGGAGGAGCCAGCAAGTGGCGGAGGCAAGGGGGCTGCTGGACATCCCTGGGGGGCACCCAGAACCAAAG GCTGTGTTTGAAGGCCTCGATGAGGAGGACAGGATCAGGGTGGAGATGCTGCAGTGGAGGGAGGAGGCTGTGGTCAGAGAGCTGTTCTCTTCTGTGTGCGCTGAGATCAGAGACGAG GTAAATGTTCCTCTGTGTTCTCTGGGTGAGCCGGTACTGATGGGCATCGCTCTGAATCACACCAGTGCAGGCAGACCCAGTGCAGAGTTCTACATCAG AAGTTCGAGAGCTTTACTGGCAGGGGGGCATTGA
- the si:ch211-107m4.1 gene encoding heterogeneous nuclear ribonucleoprotein U-like protein 2, whose protein sequence is MKLSEVKKLKVAKLRVMLKERALDIKGLKAELVGRLMSAFEAELQAPESSDLGQDKGVPGLGEESKPQDDDSPRASTVLAMEREVPLPGEEAKATGHDGDVAGAASSEMMVRPRADCSPIGADTEAPAISAAKLDNTSSSQLEDVCVISTFTMSPCAKTTADKEGLMEQTSLNQQVEQQQHVTQEESAQEQQGEGEHARGVSKRTATQEAEEDKTTSNQLNTTSMSTRLIKNTFNTSQISWIDIVYQDTSMLVVGQSKEDHAGSAVQNRVEEEDSVSMVAQRGSCTASSLSLGSVASDQTNQDTVFHMDKDEENRAGGGGEKRGVKRPAQGERTRGRAYYEFKEEIQYNRAKSPPPQPESNGVDAEKDGGRVRLDSYGGDLHFEVGRDGCSGQPRFWERCPLLWSGCRLTHGTHQGRVGFEAMFEKKLVSPSLDSEDPEHHGLRLGWSVERWNSNLMLGDEDLSYGYDARGRKVTAGKEEEFGEPFSEGDVIGCYASFSKEKGVELSFHKNGRLMGMAFHLSPAALCGSVLYPHVLCKNTSVTLNLDPTSPPWYPSPAGYTPLSSLPAGQRLSAPTPPTSKLQCEVLMMVGMPGAGKTHWARAHMKQYPEKRYTLLGTAGLLPCMKGQGRRESRLQQASQCLSELIKVAAQTPRNYILDQPNVHPSAQRQRLLWFAGFRRRAVVVFPSKEEWKRRLQEQQEEEGDKIPETDLHKVKVSCTLPEQGDLLEKVLFVDLAREEAQALLEGYKKESKSLLPPVPSAPKQRKKPRVRYNNPHSLGLQSYHLNKTRFGRMATQDYNPPKLLIKGRMDRGYNPVAAGDLRGWDRTWFNQEQPYPYGHQQYWTPQQLRYWSQSYQDQDYYGNENQVYQEQDYYGNRNYAYDSYRYQGYC, encoded by the exons ATGAAACTGTCAGAAGTCAAAAAACTAAAAGTGGCCAAACTACGAGTCATGCTCAAAGAGCGAGCACTGGACATCAAAGGACTGAAGGCAGAACTCGTTGGGCGTTTGATGTCCGCTTTCGAAGCTGAATTGCAAGCTCCAGAATCAAGCGATCTTGGACAAGACAAGGGAGTCCCTGGTCTTGGAGAAGAGTCGAAGCCACAAGATGACGATTCACCCAGAGCATCCACAGTGTTAGCGATGGAGAGAGAAGTCCCTCTACCGGGCGAGGAGGCGAAAGCCACTGGACACGATGGAGACGTTGCAGGCGCCGCAAGTTCAGAGATGATGGTGAGACCTAGAGCTGATTGTTCTCCTATCGGTGCAGACACCGAGGCACCTGCAATTTCAGCAGCCAAACTTGATAACACGTCATCAAGTCAGTTGGAAGACGTGTGTGTAATCAGCACTTTTACCATGAGTCCGTGTGCAAAAACCACGGCAGACAAAGAAGGGTTGATGGAGCAGACCTCGTTAAATCAACAAGTAGAGCAACAGCAACATGTCACCCAAGAAGAGAGCGCTCAAGAACAACAGGGTGAAGGAGAACATGCACGCGGAGTCTCCAAACGGACTGCCAcacaggaagcagaggaggataaaactacatcaaaccagctaAACACAACAAGCATGAGCACCAGGCTCATTAAAAACACATTTAATACATCACAGATATCATGGATAGACATCGTGTATCAAGACACAAGTATGTTGGTTGTTGGGCAGTCTAAAGAAGATCATGCAGGATCAGCTGTGCagaacagagttgaggaggaggaCAGTGTTTCCATGGTGGCCCAGAGAGGGAGCTGCACTGCATCCAGCCTCAGCCTGGGATCTGTGGCCAGTGACCAGACCAACCAGGACACCG TGTTTCACATGGACAAAGACGAGGAAAATAGGgctggaggtggaggggagaagcGTGGGGTAAAGAGGCCTGCTCAGGGTGAGAGAACCAGAGGCAGGGCCTACTACGAATTCAAGGAGGAGATCCAGTACAACAG GGCCAAATCCCCACCGCCTCAGCCTGAGAGTAATGGTGTTGATGCCGAGAAGGACGGAGGGCGGGTCAGACTAGACTCCT ACGGCGGTGACCTGCACTTTGAGGTGGGCCGGGACGGCTGCAGCGGCCAGCCAAGGTTCTGGGAGCGTTGCCCTCTCCTGTGGTCTGGATGCAGACTGACACACGGAACTCACCAGGGGAGGGTGGGCTTCGAGGCTATGTTTGAGAAAAAGCTGGTGTCTCCATCACTGGACTCTGAGGACCCTGAGCACCATGGTCTGAGACTGGGCTGGTCAGTGGAGCGTTGGAACTCCAACTTGATGCTCG GTGACGAGGACTTGTCTTATGGTTACGACGCTAGGGGCAGAAAAGTGACggctggaaaagaggaggagtTTGGAGAGCCCTTTTCAGAGGGCGATGTCATTGGCTGTTACGCT TCTTTCTCTAAGGAGAAAGGAGTTGAGCTCTCCTTCCATAAGAACGGTCGCCTTATGGGAATGGCGTTCCACCTGAGTCCGGCTGCTCTCTGCGGTTCTGTGCTATACCCCCACGTCCTCTGCAAAAACACCTCTGTCACCCTCAACCTGGACCCCACGTCTCCCCCCTGGTACCCCAGCCCTGCAGGGtacacccccctctcctccctgcctgctGGACAAAGGCTCAGtgccccaaccccaccaacctcCAAACTGCAGTGTGAG gtGTTGATGATGGTGGGTATGCCAGGGGCAGGTAAGACCCACTGGGCCAGGGCTCACATGAAGCAATACCCAGAGAAGAGATACACCCTGCTGGGCACCGCAGGCCTCCTACCCTGCATGAAG GGGCAGGGTCGTAGAGAGAGCAGGCTGCAGCAGGcctctcagtgtctcagtgagCTGATCAAGGTGGCGGCTCAAACTCCACGCAACTACATCCTGGACCAG CCCAACGTCCACCCCTCAGCTCAGCGCCAGAGGCTGCTGTGGTTCGCGGGTTTCAGGCGGAGGGCGGTGGTGGTGTTCCCATCtaaagaggagtggaagaggcGTCTGCAGgagcaacaggaggaggagggggacaagATCCCTGAAACGGATCTCCACAAGGTCAAAG tgAGCTGCACTCTGCCAGAGCAGGGAGACCTGCTGGAGAAGGTGCTGTTTGTGGACCTAGCCAGAGAGGAAGCACAGGCTCTCTTGGAGGGGTACAAAAAAGAGTCAAAAAGCCTGCTCCCCCCTGTTCCCTCCGCCCCCAAACAACGGAAGAAACCCCGCGTCCGATACAATAACCCCCATAGCCTCGGACTTCAGTCTTATCACCTTAACAAGACCAGATTTGGAAGGATGGCCACGCAAGACTATAACCCCCCTAAACTCCTCATCAAGGGCCGGATGGACAGGGGGTACAATCCAGTGGCGGCTGGTGACTTGAGAG GTTGGGACCGCACATGGTTCAACCAGGAGCAGCCATACCCATATGGTCATCAGCAGTACTGGACACCACAGCAGCTCAGATAT tgGAGTCAGAGTTACCAAGACCAGGACTATTACGGCAACGAGAATCAGGTTTACCAAGAACAGGACTACTATGGTAACAGGAACTACGCTTACGATAGTTACCGTTACCAGGGTTACTGTTAA
- the LOC115129210 gene encoding transmembrane protein 179-like encodes MELDRRLLVAHCAAHTLSVLAGLMVVVPLALNGSAFKGRCALFTTGSWRTDNRTDISVEQGEISHLVVQQWGPPSACQFATFVGVFTVLYGAAQGWRSIFYLHGRLDDTLFSAFLTLILSLCVLFLSGGASVTLSLGLASWCNTVTDGNTRPYSCAESQSVPMYLDVETSSFYTELTLAEVALWSVTALWLTHSILSFMRLYHSHSEHISGPCLPREKEHLLGHSSSSSGSSGSDRGSPSPAQPLSTAPSIIFV; translated from the exons CACCCTGTCAGTACTGGCCGGGTTGATGGTGGTTGTCCCGCTGGCGCTAAACGGCTCAGCTTTCAAAGGGCGTTGTGCGCTTTTCACCACTGGTTCTTGGAGGACGGACAATCGAACCGACATTTCTGTGGAACAGGGTGAGATTTCACACTTGGTGGTACAGCAATGGGGTCCACCGTCTGCATGCCAGTTCGCAACTTTTGTCGGTGTTTTCACGGTGCTGTATGGTGCTGCGCAGGGCTGGCGAAGCATCTTCTATCTCCACGGACGGCTTGACGA CACCTTGTTCTCTGCcttcctgaccctgatcctgagcctgtgtgtgttgttCCTATCTGGAGGGGCTAGTGTCACCCTCTCCCTGGGGCTGGCCTCCTGGTGCAACACTGTCACAGACGGCAACACCAGACCCTACAG CTGTGCAGAATCCCAGTCCGTCCCCATGTACCTGGATGTAGAGACGTCCTCCTTCTACACTGAGCTCACTCTGGCAGAG gttgcTCTGTGGAGTGTGACAGCATTGTGGCTGACCCACTCCATCCTGTCTTTCATGCGTCTCTACCACTCCCACAGCGAGCACATCAGCGGGCCCTGCCTGCCCAGGGAGAAGGAGCATCTCCTCGgtcactcttcctcctcctcaggcTCATCAGGATCAGACCGGGGCTCACCCTCACCCGCACAACCCCTATCAACAGCACCCAGCATCATCTTTGTCTAA
- the nudt22 gene encoding uridine diphosphate glucose pyrophosphatase NUDT22 isoform X1 encodes MDPEVSVLLHCTAWGGLLEPQVQVELSARFNRQTEPALESHIEEVWTERVTMEPWLFNGAKFRLHSFSLASPQPSCPPTPQPPCMNGEGDRDGRQCSIQEEEGQHETKGNADSERAVLRHQRDQIDRVIGERQHNDKDLSSYKQREGNLRDTQTSTPGCRDQHPAVGSSAAEAQPFPQSDVGGKGEGATPILTLRLGLTCYRDFLGTNWSQRARKLRQRAEVEYGDPLALLAQPLGVGGVLCTADRQVVLIRRSQQVAEARGLLDIPGGHPEPKAVFEGLDEEDRIRVEMLQWREEAVVRELFSSVCAEIRDEVNVPLCSLGEPVLMGIALNHTSAGRPSAEFYISCSLTSTEVRELYWQGGIEAQESTDIVFLSQTEVLRLDQSTPLWSELCPSAKGAVLLYQLVLPNREDKSN; translated from the exons ATGGATCCTGAGGTCTCTGTGCTGTTGCACTGCACCGCCTGGGGAGGACTCCTGGAACCACAAGTGCAGGTGGAGCTTTCTGCCAG GTTTAACCGTCAGACAGAGCCAGCACTGGAGAGTCACATAGAGGAGGTGTGGACAGAGAGGGTGACCATGGAGCCATGGCTTTTCAATGGGGCCAAATTCAGGCTGCACTCTTTCAGTCTGGCCTCACCCCAGCCCTCCTGTCCACCTACACCCCAGCCTCCCTGCATgaatggagaaggagacagagatggaAGGCAATGTAGCATTCAGGAGGAAGAGGGCCAACACGAGACAAAGGGGAACGCGGACTCTGAAAGAGCAGTGCTCAGACACCAAAGAGATCAAATAGACAGAGTCATAGGCGAACGACAGCATAATGACAAGGATTTGAGTAGCTATAAGCAGAGGGAAGGGAACCTCAGAGACACGCAAACCTCCACCCCAGGGTGCAGAGACCAACATCCTGCTGTGGGAAGCAGTGCAGCAGAAGCTCAACCCTTCCCACAGAGCGATGTGGGTGGGAAGGGTGAGGGTGCCACTCCCATCCTGACCCTGAGGTTGGGCCTGACCTGCTATAGGGACTTCCTGGGCACCAACTGGTCTCAGAGAGCAAGGAAGCTACGCCAGCGTGCGGAGGTGGAGTATGGGGATCCTCTGGCGCTATTGGCCCAGCCGCTGGGGGTGGGTGGGGTCTTGTGTACAGCTGACAGACAGGTGGTGCTGATCAGGAGGAGCCAGCAAGTGGCGGAGGCAAGGGGGCTGCTGGACATCCCTGGGGGGCACCCAGAACCAAAG GCTGTGTTTGAAGGCCTCGATGAGGAGGACAGGATCAGGGTGGAGATGCTGCAGTGGAGGGAGGAGGCTGTGGTCAGAGAGCTGTTCTCTTCTGTGTGCGCTGAGATCAGAGACGAG GTAAATGTTCCTCTGTGTTCTCTGGGTGAGCCGGTACTGATGGGCATCGCTCTGAATCACACCAGTGCAGGCAGACCCAGTGCAGAGTTCTACATCAG TTGTTCACTGACTTCCACAGAAGTTCGAGAGCTTTACTGGCAGGGGGGCATTGAGGCCCAGGAGTCTACAGATATCGTGTTCTTGAGCCAAACA GAGGTGCTACGGCTAGACCAGAGCACCCCCCTGTGGTCAGAGTTGTGTCCTTCAGCCAAGGGTGCTGTTCTGCTCTATCAACTAGTGCTGCCTAACCGAGAAGACAAAAGCAATTGA